tcaATAAGagttacattttcaaaattgtaaaaatagtaaacttaaaataaattatcgtCTAATTGTCGTtgtatttatcaaatttataagagataaaaagaggtggtaacatatattttttttctaaatattatttcccaaaaatatttatatatgtaattataaagttaaaattttgaaataaaatatatgagtATCCATTTATTACGAGTGCAAAATTTAATAGTATTATTATGGAATAATGTAATATGTAAGTTGAGGggaaaatttgtaaatttgtgatttaaaattagtataaatattaattgcgTGGACGGAAAGTTTTGGGCGGACGCAGAAACCACCGCCACCGACTTTTCTCTTAGGTGCTTCGCTCCCACGCTCTCGCATCATCATCCACTTGTCTTCCATCTAagctttcatttcttttcaacgTCATATTCggatatacaaaaatatatatattttttctttctgttatTTCAGTTTggtcaagaaaagaaaaaagaaaaagaaaaatctcatcgtttgaatttaaattaggTAGCGGAAATCCACGTCGGCTCTCGCATGTCCACAAACTGCTACGTGGATTCATATTTTTGGTACTTGTCACCCCTCCGTTCGGTGAATGTTACTTCTCaccttaaatatatatttatatgtttatatttttatcagTTCCAATCATCCATCCTTAACCTTTCAACTCActccctttcttttcatcaGTTTCACCCgtatttcttttatgtatAGGCTATCGATAACATATCCTCGTAAACCACCTGGATGAAAATTAAACgcaatcaattttgaaaattaggagGGTATACGTTTTTACagatataaatatgtaaattaacaCAAACCACTACTATTAGTTCAGAATTTCGATGGATATATAATTCTCTCAGTCTCCGGCCATATTCGAGATATAGAGTTGGGGTAtcatattataatttgaagtGAAGAGTGAGGAATTAGGGAAATTAAGGGGAGAGAAACAAAAGGGGGggaataatatataaaaagatgaaagtaaaagaaggaagagagagaTGTTTAAAATATGTCGGCCAAAGTTGGATTTGTCTTGAAGGAAGATCAACGTGGCGGCCGTGCCAATTCGACAGAGAAGCAGCCAAGTAGGAAACAAATTTCGGCCCCGTCCTTTTATcctaatatatgtataaataatataatccCAAAACCCAAACCCAAACCCAAACCCAAATCCAAATCCTATGTATTTAAAGTTCATCCATACAACGCCACCTTCTTTTTTGATTCAAACGGCTGTgcctctttttgtttttatataccCAATTCCTATGAAAATCCCAACCCAAAACCCCATGTAGTTACCCTCCTTTTTCATATTCATCGTTTTTCTCATGCCCCCCGGCCCCTTCCCTACTTCTgatcaactttcaatttttacctCTAAAACTCTTTTATATCACCCAAACACAGACCGTGTGTTtcgatatttatttattagtttttggTGTTTTCTCTAAACACATGGAAGGAGAAGTTTGCTCTGTAAATTCATCCTCCCCAAAGAGGAAGCAACGGCACGATCAGAATCATCTCCAACAACAAAAGCCTTACAGAGGAATACGTATGAGGAAGTGGGGAAAGTGGGTTGCGGAAATCAGAGAACCCAACAAACGCTCCAGGATTTGGCTTGGTTCATACACAACCCCCGTCGCCGCCGCTAGAGCTTACGACACCGCTGTCTTCTATCTCCGTGGACCCACCGCTCGACTTAACTTCCCAGATTTGATGTTCGAAACCGATCAGCTTCACGACATGTCGGCCGCCTCCATACGCAAACGAGCCACCGAAGTCGGCGCTAGGGTTGACGCCATCCAGACCTCTCTCCACGCCTCTAATTCCGCCGGTACTCAAATTTCCGATAAGCCCGATTTAAACGAATACCCCAACCCTGAAACCTCAGACGACGATTAATCTCAATTAATATCTCATTCTCTACCGTTACAAGCAAAATTACGAAAAAGAGTATCCTTCCTCACATGATTATcatgattaaaaagaaaaagaaaaagaaaaaacggaACCACAATGATTCCGTTTTGTTCGGTTGTAGTTCTTCGATTGTAACCGGCTTATACAAATACTTGAACTCTCTCCTAATTTTGTATGTTGGTTCTTATTcgaattcaattttttttttcttgttatttctggttaattagtttttgttagCGCCGCCGAGGACGGTTAGTTCCGGTTACGCCC
This is a stretch of genomic DNA from Cucumis sativus cultivar 9930 chromosome 4, Cucumber_9930_V3, whole genome shotgun sequence. It encodes these proteins:
- the LOC101219005 gene encoding ethylene-responsive transcription factor ERF011, whose protein sequence is MEGEVCSVNSSSPKRKQRHDQNHLQQQKPYRGIRMRKWGKWVAEIREPNKRSRIWLGSYTTPVAAARAYDTAVFYLRGPTARLNFPDLMFETDQLHDMSAASIRKRATEVGARVDAIQTSLHASNSAGTQISDKPDLNEYPNPETSDDD